The Streptomyces bacillaris sequence TGATCATGAGGTTCGGCGCCCGGTGGCCCGCGTACTGGCTGATGTGCCCATCGCCCAGGTAGAGCCCGAGCAGGTATGCGTAGGCGGGCTCGTCGAGGGGCGAGCCATCACATCGGTGGCAGGCCGGGGTGTGCGCCCCGGGGCACTCGCCACGCTTGGCACGGTCCATGTGCAGCCAGTACGAGACGGTGCCGCGAGGCACGCTCAGCCGACGAGCCACCTCGGCCCCTTTGGTGCCGCTCCGGAGGAGGGTGAGCGCCTTCTGGCGTACCTCTGTGCTGTGTGCGTTCATGCGTCCACTCTTTGTGAGGCAAATCGAACGCGAACAGCAAAAAGCGGATGTTCACCCTAAAGTGAACATCCGCTTCGGGATGTACCGGGTGCGGGATTCGAACCCGCACGTCCTTTCGGACAGATGTGTTTGAGACATCAGCGTCTGCCATTCCGCCAACCCGGCTGGCCAACCCGTGAGGAGTCTACCGGGTCACTATCGGTCCCCGCTGCTAGGTAGGCTCATAGGGCGCTGCACCTGCCCTGGAACAAGGAGCCCCCGTGACCACCCCCGAGTCGCCCCAGCCCGTAGACGCCGTCGACGACGACAAGTCGCACGTCCCGCCGCTGACGACCCGCGTCGTCATCGCCGAGGACGAGGCCCTCATCCGCCTCGATCTCAAGGAGATGCTGGAGGAGGAGGGCTACTCCGTCGTCGGTGAGGCGGGCGACGGGCAGCAGGCCGTCGAGCTGGCCCGGGAGCACAAGCCGGATCTCGTGATCCTGGACGTGAAGATGCCGGTCCTCGACGGGATCTCCGCCGCCGAGAAGATCGCGGAGGAGTCCATCGCGCCGGTCCTCATGCTCACCGCCTTCTCGCAGCGCGACCTGGTCGAGCGGGCCCGGGACGCCGGGGCGATGGCGTATCTGGTGAAGCCGTTCAGCAAGAGCGACGTGGTGCCGGCCATCGAGATGGCGGTCTCCCGGTTCGCGGAGCTGAAGGCGCTGGAGAGCGAGATCGCGGATCTGTCGCAGCGGCTGGAGACGCGGAAGCTGGTGGACCGGGCGAAGAGCATTCTGCAGACGGATTACGGGCTGTCGGAGCCGGCCGCGTTCCGGTGGATCCAGAAGACGTCGATGGACCGCCGGATGTCGATGCAGCAGCTGGCGGAGGCGCTGATCGCGGACGCCGAGGAGAAGAAGAAGGCGGCCGAGTAGTCCCGTACCGCTGACGTACGCGTAAAGAGAGAGGCCCGCACCCGGGCAGAAGAACCGGGTGCGGGCCTCTCGCGTACGGGAAGGACCTCAGTCCTCGCCCAGGTACGCCTTGCGGACCGAGTCGTCGTGCAGCAGGTCCTGGCCGGTGCCGGAGAGGACGATGCTGCCGACCTCCATCACGTGCGCGTGGTTGGCGAGCGAGAGCGCCGCCTGGGCGTTCTGCTCCACGAGCAGGATGGTGGTGCCCTGGGCACGCAGTTCGGTGATGGTCGCCATGATCTTCTGCATCATGATCGGGGAGAGGCCCATGGAGGGCTCGTCGAGCATGAGCAGTTTGGGCTGGGACATGAGGGCGCGGCCCATGGCG is a genomic window containing:
- a CDS encoding ANTAR domain-containing response regulator; the protein is MTTPESPQPVDAVDDDKSHVPPLTTRVVIAEDEALIRLDLKEMLEEEGYSVVGEAGDGQQAVELAREHKPDLVILDVKMPVLDGISAAEKIAEESIAPVLMLTAFSQRDLVERARDAGAMAYLVKPFSKSDVVPAIEMAVSRFAELKALESEIADLSQRLETRKLVDRAKSILQTDYGLSEPAAFRWIQKTSMDRRMSMQQLAEALIADAEEKKKAAE